One region of Anoplopoma fimbria isolate UVic2021 breed Golden Eagle Sablefish chromosome 10, Afim_UVic_2022, whole genome shotgun sequence genomic DNA includes:
- the scamp3 gene encoding secretory carrier-associated membrane protein 3 isoform X2 codes for MNTPIKAAQDPAVTQHSSNTGYATLDLYNPFDNNTTGPPPPYEATSPSAPSVPAVTPPSRTTPTEPRNYGSYTSQTAVNATTAELLRKQEELEKKAQELERRERELESHSLGPGASRQNNWPPLPSFFPVGPCFYQDINVEITQRFQRTVTIMYYFWMLCTCALFFNLISSLAMFCVDSSGGVGLGLAILWALLFTPCSFLCWYRPVYKAFRSDSSFNFFVFFFVFFAQVVVSVIMTIGIPGWGFSGWIVSLAALKTSVPVGAIMMMNAIVFTAQAAMGVVMLKKVHSLYRKTDASFQKAQAEFATGVMSNQAVRQAATTAATSAATSAAQGAFTAPR; via the exons ATGAATACACCAATAAAAGCCGCTCAG GACCCTGCAGTGACTcaacacagcagcaacacaggATATGCCACACTGGACCTGTACAACCCTTTTGATAATAATACTACTGGG cCTCCTCCTCCGTATGAAGccacctctccctctgctccatCTGTGCCTGCAGTGACCCCACCTAGTAGGACAACCCCCACCGAGCCTCGCAACTATGGCTCCTATACCTCCCAG ACTGCAGTAAATGCTACCACAGCAGAACTCTTGAGGAAGCAGGAGGAGCTTGAGAAGAAAGCCCAGGAgctggagagaagagagagggagcttGAGTCGCACAGCCTGGGACCTGGAGCCT CCCGTCAGAATAACTGGCCCCCGTTGCCTTCATTCTTCCCCGTGGGCCCCTGCTTCTACCAAGACATCAATGTGGAGATCACTCAGCGCTTCCAGCGCACCGTCACCATCATGTACTACTTCTGGATGC TTTGCACTTGTGCGCTGTTCTTCAACCTGATCTCCTCCCTGGCCATGTTCTGCGTGGACTCCTCGGGTGGTGTTGGCCTGGGCCTAGCCATCCTGTGGGCCCTCCTCTTCACCCCCTGCTCCTTCCTCTGTTGGTACCGTCCTGTGTACAAAGCCTTCAG GAGTGACAGCTCCTTCaatttctttgtcttcttcttcgttTTCTTTGCCCAAGTGGTCGTCTCCGTCATCATGACTATCGGTATCCCTGGATGGGGTTTCAG TGGGTGGATCGTGAGCCTGGCTGCTCTGAAGACCAGTGTCCCCGTCGGTGCGATCATGATGATGAATGCCATCGTCTTTACAGCCCAAGCCGCCATGGGGGTTGTCATGCTGAAGAAG GTCCACAGCCTGTACAGGAAGACCGATGCCAGCTTTCAGAAGGCCCAGGCCGAGTTCGCCACCGGAGTCATGTCCAATCAGGCCGTACGCCAGGCCGCCACCACCGCAGCCACCAGCGCTGCCACCAGCGCTGCCCAGGGGGCCTTCACCGCACCACgatag
- the scamp3 gene encoding secretory carrier-associated membrane protein 3 isoform X1 — protein MSKYTSFPEPMEDHNPFQDPAVTQHSSNTGYATLDLYNPFDNNTTGPPPPYEATSPSAPSVPAVTPPSRTTPTEPRNYGSYTSQTAVNATTAELLRKQEELEKKAQELERRERELESHSLGPGASRQNNWPPLPSFFPVGPCFYQDINVEITQRFQRTVTIMYYFWMLCTCALFFNLISSLAMFCVDSSGGVGLGLAILWALLFTPCSFLCWYRPVYKAFRSDSSFNFFVFFFVFFAQVVVSVIMTIGIPGWGFSGWIVSLAALKTSVPVGAIMMMNAIVFTAQAAMGVVMLKKVHSLYRKTDASFQKAQAEFATGVMSNQAVRQAATTAATSAATSAAQGAFTAPR, from the exons ATGTCAAAATACACAAGCTTCCCTGAGCCGATGGAAGACCACAACCCTTTTCAA GACCCTGCAGTGACTcaacacagcagcaacacaggATATGCCACACTGGACCTGTACAACCCTTTTGATAATAATACTACTGGG cCTCCTCCTCCGTATGAAGccacctctccctctgctccatCTGTGCCTGCAGTGACCCCACCTAGTAGGACAACCCCCACCGAGCCTCGCAACTATGGCTCCTATACCTCCCAG ACTGCAGTAAATGCTACCACAGCAGAACTCTTGAGGAAGCAGGAGGAGCTTGAGAAGAAAGCCCAGGAgctggagagaagagagagggagcttGAGTCGCACAGCCTGGGACCTGGAGCCT CCCGTCAGAATAACTGGCCCCCGTTGCCTTCATTCTTCCCCGTGGGCCCCTGCTTCTACCAAGACATCAATGTGGAGATCACTCAGCGCTTCCAGCGCACCGTCACCATCATGTACTACTTCTGGATGC TTTGCACTTGTGCGCTGTTCTTCAACCTGATCTCCTCCCTGGCCATGTTCTGCGTGGACTCCTCGGGTGGTGTTGGCCTGGGCCTAGCCATCCTGTGGGCCCTCCTCTTCACCCCCTGCTCCTTCCTCTGTTGGTACCGTCCTGTGTACAAAGCCTTCAG GAGTGACAGCTCCTTCaatttctttgtcttcttcttcgttTTCTTTGCCCAAGTGGTCGTCTCCGTCATCATGACTATCGGTATCCCTGGATGGGGTTTCAG TGGGTGGATCGTGAGCCTGGCTGCTCTGAAGACCAGTGTCCCCGTCGGTGCGATCATGATGATGAATGCCATCGTCTTTACAGCCCAAGCCGCCATGGGGGTTGTCATGCTGAAGAAG GTCCACAGCCTGTACAGGAAGACCGATGCCAGCTTTCAGAAGGCCCAGGCCGAGTTCGCCACCGGAGTCATGTCCAATCAGGCCGTACGCCAGGCCGCCACCACCGCAGCCACCAGCGCTGCCACCAGCGCTGCCCAGGGGGCCTTCACCGCACCACgatag